One Natronomonas gomsonensis genomic window, TCAGAAGGGTATCGACGACATGGCCCAACACTACCTCGCACAGGAGGGCATCATCGCCGTCCGCCGTGCGAAGAAGTCCGACATGAAGGCGCTGGCCCGCGCGACGGGCGGCCGCGTCATCTCCAACATCGACGACATCACCGAGGACGACCTCGGCTTCGCCGGCAGCGTCGCCCAGAAGGACATCGCTGGCGACGAGAAAATCTTCGTCGAGGACGTCGAGGAGGCCAAAGCGGTCACGCTCATCCTCCGCGGCGGCACCGAACACGTCGTCGACGAAATCGAGCGCGCCATCGAGGACTCCCTCGGTGTCGTCCGCACCACGCTGGAGGAGGGCAAGGTCCTCCCCGGCGGCGGTGCCCCCGAAATCGCGCTGGCGCTCGGCCTGCGCGACTACGCCGACTCCGTCGGCGGCCGCGAGCAGCTCGCCGTCGAGGCCTTCGCTGACGCCGTCGACGTGATTCCGCGCACGCTCGCCGAGAACGCCGGTCTCGACCCCATCGACTCTCTTGTCGATCTCCGCAGCCAGCACGCCGACGGCGCCGACGCCGCCGGCCTCGACGCCTACACGGGCGAGGTCATCGACATGGAAGACGAGGGCGTCGTCGAACCGCTCCGAGTCAAGACCCAGGCCATCGAGTCCGCCACCGAGGCAGCCGTGATGATTCTCCGCATCGACGACGTCATCGCCGCGGGCGACCTCAAGGGTGGCTCCAGCGACGACGGCGACGACGACGAGATGCCCGGCGGCCCCGGCGGCGGTATGGGCGGCGGCATGGGCGGCATGGGCGGTATGGGCGGCGGCATGGGCGGCATGATGTAATTCAGTCGGATTACAACAGCCTACCCCACGCCCGACCCGTCTCGAACCGCCTTCCGAACGCTTCTTCCTTTTATTTCCCGTCCAGCGATGCCTCCGTCTCCCGTTCGACGTGGACCCGTCGGATGCGGTTGTCACCGACGGTCCGGACCGTGAGTCGGGCGTCGGCCACCTCGATTACGTCGCCCGGTTCTGCCGGCCGGTCCAACCGCTCGGCGAGTAGGCCGGCGACCGTCTCGCCTGCTTCCGGCAAGTGTGTCCCGATTTCGTCGTTGATAGACCGGGTCGAGGCCGTCCCGCGGGCGGTCGCGGTTGTCGGCGAGAGGGCGACGACCGCCGCCTCCTCACCGATATCGAATATCTCGCCGACGATCTCCTCGACGATGTCTTCGGTGGTCACCAGTCCCTCGACGGCACCGAACTCGTCGTAGACGATGGCCACCTCGGTTCGGCTCGCTTGCAGTTCGGCCAACACCTCGTCTATCTCTTGGCCCTCGAAGACGTGGAGTGCGGGGTTGGTCAACGACTGAAGCGAGGTGTCTGCCGGCGCGTCGACGAGGTCGCGGATGTCGACGTAGCCGAGGACGCGGTCCATATCGCCCTCGTACACCGGGAGGCGAGTGACCCGGCCCGAGCGACACGCGTCGATGGCGTCTTCGACGCTCGCGGCGGCGTCGACGGCGACCACGTCGGCCCGTGGCACCATCACGCTCCCGACGGCCGTCGTGTTGAACCGAAAGACCTGCTCTATCATCGCCTGCTCGTCGCCCCCGACGATGCCGAGTTCCTCGGCGGTCTCGACCAACGCGACGATTTCCTCCCGGGTTATGTAGGGGCGTTCGATGTCGCGGCCGCCGCCCGTGAGGCGGTTGATGCCGTCGGTAACCGTCTCGAAGACGACCACGACGGGGTACAGCGCCGTCTGGACCACCTTGACCGGTCGGGCGACGCGGAGCGCCACGGATTCGGGGTTGCCGACGCCGTAGGATTTCGGGACGACTTCGCCGAAGACGAGGACGACCGTACTGGCGAAAAGCGTCGCGAGCAGGACGCCGAGACCGCCGGGGAAGCGGTCGACGAGAAGCGCCGTCGCCAGCGAGGCGATGGCGACGTTGACGACGTTGTTGCCGACGAGAATCGTGACGAGAAGTCTGTGGGGGTCCTCCCGGAGCGCGACCAGCACGTCGCCGCCCGGTTCCGTCGCGAGCGTTCCGAGTCGGTGTTCCTCCAGCGAGAACAGCGCGATTTCGCTGGAGGAGAAGAAGGCACTCACTGCGACGAGGCCGACGATTGCGAGGAGTCCCGCAGTCAGGAACATACCTCACGGTGCGTGTCCGTCCACATAACCCCGCCGCCGCCTTAGATTCTTGACAACAGCGACCGCCGGCCCCG contains:
- a CDS encoding hemolysin family protein; its protein translation is MFLTAGLLAIVGLVAVSAFFSSSEIALFSLEEHRLGTLATEPGGDVLVALREDPHRLLVTILVGNNVVNVAIASLATALLVDRFPGGLGVLLATLFASTVVLVFGEVVPKSYGVGNPESVALRVARPVKVVQTALYPVVVVFETVTDGINRLTGGGRDIERPYITREEIVALVETAEELGIVGGDEQAMIEQVFRFNTTAVGSVMVPRADVVAVDAAASVEDAIDACRSGRVTRLPVYEGDMDRVLGYVDIRDLVDAPADTSLQSLTNPALHVFEGQEIDEVLAELQASRTEVAIVYDEFGAVEGLVTTEDIVEEIVGEIFDIGEEAAVVALSPTTATARGTASTRSINDEIGTHLPEAGETVAGLLAERLDRPAEPGDVIEVADARLTVRTVGDNRIRRVHVERETEASLDGK